A section of the Rhodospirillaceae bacterium genome encodes:
- a CDS encoding MerR family DNA-binding protein yields the protein MALWQDPNCSSREVHDIAQTHISEINQQISHLQSSAQALQKLVNCCKGDHKPSCPIPEDLAKHLAWLRRGL from the coding sequence TTGGCTTTATGGCAAGATCCAAACTGCTCAAGCCGGGAAGTTCACGATATTGCCCAAACCCATATCAGCGAAATCAATCAGCAAATCTCCCACCTGCAATCGAGTGCCCAGGCTTTACAGAAACTCGTGAATTGCTGTAAGGGGGATCACAAACCCTCCTGCCCGATCCCTGAGGATTTAGCCAAACACTTAGCTTGGCTGCGCCGTGGTTTATAA
- a CDS encoding heparinase II/III-family protein, whose protein sequence is MILDTGVLPPPPYDHDMHAGALSFELAVGLEPMIVNCGHHPATAWQDVQRSTAAHSTLVIADTNSCFLGKKGGVIKGPHSVQCQRQEENGNIWLEAVHDGYKKMFGAIHTRRLYLANHGFDLRGEDTVKSPGGHKFVVRFHLHPTITVHIESAQQQAVLQLPSGQIWHLRTTTGDVIAEESVYLGKNGTLEKSQQLVITNLPTNPEITIKWALTKSVK, encoded by the coding sequence TTGATCTTGGATACCGGTGTTTTACCGCCACCTCCCTATGACCATGATATGCATGCGGGCGCTTTAAGTTTTGAGTTGGCGGTAGGTTTGGAGCCAATGATTGTCAATTGCGGCCATCACCCCGCCACCGCCTGGCAGGATGTGCAACGTTCAACCGCCGCCCATTCCACCCTGGTCATTGCAGATACCAATTCCTGCTTTTTGGGCAAAAAAGGCGGTGTGATTAAAGGACCACATTCCGTCCAGTGCCAGCGCCAGGAAGAAAACGGCAATATCTGGCTTGAGGCCGTGCATGACGGCTATAAAAAAATGTTTGGGGCCATTCATACCCGCCGCCTGTATTTGGCCAATCATGGCTTTGATCTGCGGGGTGAAGACACGGTTAAAAGCCCGGGCGGGCATAAATTTGTGGTGCGGTTCCACTTGCACCCCACTATTACTGTTCATATAGAATCCGCCCAGCAACAGGCGGTATTGCAATTGCCAAGCGGGCAGATTTGGCATCTGCGCACAACCACGGGTGACGTGATTGCCGAGGAAAGCGTTTATTTAGGCAAAAACGGCACTTTGGAAAAAAGCCAGCAATTGGTCATCACCAATTTACCCACCAATCCTGAAATCACCATCAAATGGGCGTTAACAAAGAGTGTAAAGTAA